TTTGTCTTGTTACACCTACTATATCAGCCAGCTGTTCTTGTGAAACATCGCACTCAACCCGAGCAATTTTCATTCTCTTATTTTTCACACAAAATCATCTCCTGTATTTTTATTATATGATTTAAATTACATTATGTCAAATATATATTGCATTTATTCAGTTAAAAATTGAATTAGATTATATTAATTGGTATTTATATCTTTTTTTAGCGGCAATTTGCATAGAATTGTGTTGGAGATTTTTAGGAAATTATCGATATATAAAAACAGGAGATATGGAATTTGCTCCGACAAAGACTAGCAGTCAAAAGTATCAATATCCTCTAAGAAGGGACACATCTTGAGGCATAACTACATATAACTTTACAGCACTTATTAATATTATATTTGCACCGTGGTAGGTGGCTGTATCCGAATGACGTGTCCTGTATAAACAATAGCATTCGCAACCGTTGATTATTTAAAAACTAGCAAGCCATAAGGCTTGCGGAAGAGAGTTTCAATATACGTTATGTTAATCAAACATTTAGCTTGCAAAAGTGAGGTAATAACTACAGGCTTTAATTGCAACAAGGGCATGAGAATCGGTAAAAGCATATGATATAGTAACACTTCATACCAAAGATTTTAAACAACTCTACATTTTTTCAACTATCTTACAATTACTAAGCACCTCCGTGTTTAAACCAAGCTCTTTAAATATGCTATTTAATCTATTAAATCTTGCTAAAGTACAGGCACGATTAGGATTATGTAAATAGTATTGAAGTGTATCTGCATCTTTTAATAACTCATCATAACTATCATTTATTTCACTTTTTGAGCTATGGTGATATATTGCATTGGTAATAATTTGCTGCTCCTCTTCGGTAAAAACATTTAGTTTTTTTAAAATTATAAGGGCATCTTTAGCACCATTGTGGGCATGGAGTTTAGATATTTTAGTACGGTATGTATATATATCATGTAACATCGCAATTATCATAGCTAGCTCAGGGTCAAGTGATCTTGATAGAGCTAATTGATGACACAACGCTGAAACCCCATATAAATGAATATAGCCACAATTAGCGTGAATCTTATCAGTTTGTTTTTCTAAAACCTCATTTACAATCCCTCTAACCAAATCAATACGTTTCTTACTAGTCATGTTTTTACCCTCCTCTTTTTTAATATCTATTAGTATAACATAATGAAAGTATGTTAATGTTGTAATAACAGCTAATATGCATTTGCTCAAAACTGCAAAATAGGATATATTCATGTTTAGTATAATTAGCAATGTTTTGAAAGGAATAAACTATGGATAACTATAAAATGACTATCTTAAAAGAGAAATTTAATAACTCTCAAACAGAACAGCAGGTAGAAGGTTTAACACTAATGATAGAGGGAAAAATAAAAGAGGTATTTGATAAGGTTTTAGAATGTTCAGATGATTATTGTAACTATGAAGAGGTATTTCAAGATGCTTTATTTATGGGTTTAAGCCATATAATTTATCAAGAACATAACAAAAATAAATAATTAATAACAACAATGTGCAAATAAATAGATTTTATAAAAATTACTATAATATCTGCTTAATTTATTAATTAGCACAGTTAATAATAATAACTAAATTTGGGTTGTTAAATATTTTTCTGCTAACAATCATTATTTTTGATATAATAATAGAATAAAATTTATACAGAATTAGAGGCGAATGGTGTGCGGAAGATTTTTTTTGATTTAGAAACTACAGATTTAAGACCAGGTCAAATTTGTCAGCTGGCTTATATTTGTGAGGAGAATAATAAACTAACAAATGGTAACTGGTTTTTTACTGTACGCTATGTAACGCCAACCGCCTTCAGAATACACGGTTTAAACCGTAAAGATTTAGAAAAACTATCTAATGGTGATGAGTTTGACGATTATGCTCTTAAAATAGCCAATATTTTTGATGGAGCAAGAAAAGTAGCCCATAATGTTAACTTCGATCGTATATTTTTGCAAACAGAGTTACGTAGAAGTGGCGTAGCCCTACCTAAAGGAGAATGGTTTTGTACAATGTACCATTTTACTAATGTTTGCAAGCTAACACATTCTCAAAAAAATGGTTACAAATATCCATCGTTAGTAGAACTTATGGATTTTTTTAAGATTACTAAAGAGCGAGTACAAAGCAAAACACTTGAACTATTTAAATCTTCTGTTAGTGCACATGATGCTAGGTATGATACTGTAGCTGTATGGCTATGTTACAAAGAGGCAGAAAAACAAGGGCTTTGCTGATTTACTTATAAAATCTATTTTATTCAAATAATTAAAGTAGTTTGTGATAGTTTTAAAAACTATTACTATATAAAAAGAAGTGAGTAGGGGTGAATTAAGATGAACTTTAATTCTTTAGATTTCATAAAAGAATTAACAAATGCAAATGGTGCTCCAGGTTTTGAAGATGAAATAGTAGAAATAGTAAAGCGTTATGCTAAACCCTATTGTGGTGAAATATATGAAGATAAAATGCGTAATGTGATAGCTTATCGAAAAAACCATAAAGGAAATAAGCCAGTAATAATGTTAGATGGTCATACCGACGAAGTTGCCTTTATGGTTCAGTCAATTAACGCCAATGGTTCAATTAATTTTTTACCACTTGGTGGATGGCATGCCCAAAATGTACCCGCCCATTTAGTAAAAATAAAAAATAGAGATGGTAAGTATATTACAGGTATAATTGCTTCTAAACCTCCACACTTTATGTCAGTGGATGAAAGAAGTCGCTTGCAACCAATCAATGAAATGACTATAGATGTGGGTGCTTCAAGTTATGAAGAGGTTGTTGATGTATATAAAATTGATGTGGCCTCTCCTATAGTGCCTTTAGTTGATTTTAACTACAATGAAAATACAGACATTATGATGGGTAAGGCGTTTGATAATCGGTTAGGTACTGCGTGTGCTATAGAGACTTTAATAAAACTACAAAATGAAGAACTTCCTGTGGATGTAGTGGCAGCGGCAGCTGCTCAAGAAGAAATTGGTACTCGGGGAGCAGAAGTAACTGTAAGAACTGTTATGCCAGACTTAGCTATAGTATTTGAAGGAAGCCCTTCTGATGACATGTATAAAAATAAACATACAACTCAATGTGCCTTAAAAAAAGGACCACAAATACGACACCGTGATAAATCAATGATTAGC
This Clostridium sp. 'deep sea' DNA region includes the following protein-coding sequences:
- a CDS encoding HD domain-containing protein, with the protein product MTSKKRIDLVRGIVNEVLEKQTDKIHANCGYIHLYGVSALCHQLALSRSLDPELAMIIAMLHDIYTYRTKISKLHAHNGAKDALIILKKLNVFTEEEQQIITNAIYHHSSKSEINDSYDELLKDADTLQYYLHNPNRACTLARFNRLNSIFKELGLNTEVLSNCKIVEKM
- a CDS encoding 3'-5' exonuclease, translated to MRKIFFDLETTDLRPGQICQLAYICEENNKLTNGNWFFTVRYVTPTAFRIHGLNRKDLEKLSNGDEFDDYALKIANIFDGARKVAHNVNFDRIFLQTELRRSGVALPKGEWFCTMYHFTNVCKLTHSQKNGYKYPSLVELMDFFKITKERVQSKTLELFKSSVSAHDARYDTVAVWLCYKEAEKQGLC
- a CDS encoding M20/M25/M40 family metallo-hydrolase; this translates as MNFNSLDFIKELTNANGAPGFEDEIVEIVKRYAKPYCGEIYEDKMRNVIAYRKNHKGNKPVIMLDGHTDEVAFMVQSINANGSINFLPLGGWHAQNVPAHLVKIKNRDGKYITGIIASKPPHFMSVDERSRLQPINEMTIDVGASSYEEVVDVYKIDVASPIVPLVDFNYNENTDIMMGKAFDNRLGTACAIETLIKLQNEELPVDVVAAAAAQEEIGTRGAEVTVRTVMPDLAIVFEGSPSDDMYKNKHTTQCALKKGPQIRHRDKSMISNPRFTAWARKIAQQNNIPFQDAVRWAGGTDAGKIHLGNLAVPTVVIGIPTRYAHTHYCYAAYEDYVNSIKWALAIIKNITPEIIESF